TCGAGAAAAGTTGAAGACTTTGCCGCTGGCTAGATAGTTAATCCCATCCAGACATAAAAGATCGCCTTTTCCGGATGTGGTCATCAGGTCAGCATATTCAGCCGGCAGCGGCCGAGACTGAATATAATTTTCGGTTGTGCTTCCAACCATGTCATAGGTGTTGCGCAAATAGGTAAAGATTGACCCCGCAGCAATTTCTTCCGAGAGATGCGGCACAATGATTTGTGGAAAGTATGATTCTTCCAAGTCGTACAACTGCCCTTTTAAATAGCGCAGACGCACAACCTGATAAACCGGATCGCCAACTGCTACGTTGCCGCGGCGGGCCAATGCCGCAGTTGCTGGTATCAAAGCAAATTTGACGACTTTCGATTTAAGCGGACCGCCTTTGACCATCGCGGTTTGATCAAACCCGATTGACATATTCAAGACGGCACTTGATTGCTCCGAATGATCAATGACGTAGTAGCCACTGCCCTGCACTCTGCGCACGAGTCCATGGGCAAAAATGACA
This genomic window from Lacticaseibacillus paracasei subsp. paracasei contains:
- a CDS encoding GntR family transcriptional regulator, which gives rise to MYHDIAEQLIQDILAGKYPVKLPTEQVLMNRYQASRNTIRKALDVIFAHGLVRRVQGSGYYVIDHSEQSSAVLNMSIGFDQTAMVKGGPLKSKVVKFALIPATAALARRGNVAVGDPVYQVVRLRYLKGQLYDLEESYFPQIIVPHLSEEIAAGSIFTYLRNTYDMVGSTTENYIQSRPLPAEYADLMTTSGKGDLLCLDGINYLASGKVFNFSRTYFVYPGLTLYYHTTNIDLDQ